From Patagioenas fasciata isolate bPatFas1 chromosome 15, bPatFas1.hap1, whole genome shotgun sequence, a single genomic window includes:
- the GPR146 gene encoding probable G-protein coupled receptor 146 — protein MWSCETFNNSTESTEDQHLCHDFHLVLSIFSLLYLIICFPIGLCYNGLLVLVNLYNKATMTMPDVYFVNIAIAGLIINALAPMYLLGLANTKWAIWNSNNEVYITLLILFNVSSLVTMYSTTLLSLDYYIERALPRTYMSSVYNTKHVCGFIWGGAMLTSFSSLLFYVCNHVSTKIIECSKMQNKEAADAIMVFIGYVVPAIAVLYALILILRIRKEATPLDQDTGRLDPSVHRLLIATVCTQFTLWTPYYVILLVSTFTNTHGRLADENSSRVLHFTKILSKFLAFSSSFVMPLLYRYINKNFPNKLRRLLKKLHCGSRGCSQERAAVQQVLT, from the coding sequence ATGTGGAGCTGTGAAACCTTCAACAACAGTACCGAGAGCACTGAGGACCAGCATCTCTGCCATGACTTCCACCTTGTGCTTTCCATCTTCTCCCTACTCTACCTCATCATATGTTTCCCGATCGGCCTGTGTTACAACGGCCTGCTGGTCCTAGTTAATCTCTACAACAAAGCTACTATGACTATGCCGGATGTTTATTTCGTCAACATAGCCATTGCTGGTCTCATCATCAACGCTCTGGCACCCATGTACCTTCTGGGTCTTGCCAATACAAAATGGGCCATCTGGAATTCTAACAACGAAGTTTATATCACCTTACTTATTTTATTCAACGTCTCGTCTTTAGTTACCATGTACTCGACTACCTTACTCAGCCTGGACTACTACATTGAACGCGCTCTGCCTAGAACTTACATGTCAAGCGTGTACAACACCAAACACGTTTGTGGCTTCATATGGGGCGGTGCCATGCTGACGAGCTTCTCATCTCTCCTCTTCTACGTCTGCAATCACGTGTCCACGAAAATCATTGAGTGTTCCAAGATGCAGAACAAAGAAGCGGCAGATGCCATTATGGTGTTCATCGGGTACGTGGTACCCGCTATCGCTGTACTGTACGCACTTATATTAATCTTGCGGATACGCAAAGAGGCGACGCCTCTGGATCAAGACACTGGACGATTAGATCCGTCGGTGCACAGGCTTTTGATTGCCACAGTCTGTACACAGTTCACCTTATGGACACCCTATTACGTTATTCTCTTGGTAAGCACGTTTACTAACACACACGGCAGACTCGCAGATGAAAATTCCAGTCGGGTATTACATTTTACTAAGATTTTGTCAAAATTCTTGGCCTTCTCCAGCAGCTTTGTGATGCCTCTGCTCTACAGatacatcaacaaaaactttccCAACAAGTTGCGACGTCTGCTTAAAAAGCTGCACTGCGGGAGCCGCGGGTGCTCGCAGGAGCGCGCGGCGGTGCAGCAGGTCCTGACGTAG